The stretch of DNA TCCCTTGCGCTCGGCGGTTGCGCGCATTTATCTTCAAGGTGGCAATGTTCAGATGGCTGCGAAGCATTTTGCCCTGGTCGAAGCAGATCCCACGGCGGATGAAACTTTGCGAAATATGAATGCAGCAATGCTCGCTTCTGCTCAAGGGCAGTGGACAGATGCCAGTGACGTGTTACAAAAGATTTTGGAAGACGACGCCAATAACTTTGCGGTAGACTGTTTTCTACAAATATCCTTTATGATTCAAAAGTTTATCGAATCTTTGCCTAGGCCATTAATAACTTATCCGTGGCGCTCCTTAGCCAAGGAAAGTTGAAGGAAGTAAGCATGATCTGTCGAATTGAGAATATGTTATTGACCAATTTCTCTGTTTAGGGAATAGAGGTTCTTGAAAAAGCTCTTCGTACCTCCCCGTCGAGCGTCGTAGTCGCTGAGCCGTTTTTATTCAATTTATGTACGTTTTTGCCACTATCCTATACGAATTATCCCACGTATTTAGCATGTTTATTACAATTAGCTACTCTATACGAACTCCGTGCCACCAGTGGGcttgaaaagaagaagcaacTGCTCGTTGAGGTCGCTAAATGGAGTGGTGACGGCTTGAGAACTAATAGTCTTAAGATGCCTGccaactaaagcagaaagTAACACTTGGTAACAGTGTCGTTGACTCTGATAAAGGTTTACACTATGGTGTTTTTACCGGAAAACACCTTCGTACAAAGATAATCTGAAGCACGACCGTGGTGGTCTCGACTTTGAGCATTCACAAATGAGGTAAACCTAACCAACATTCACCATGGTTGATGAGATATTGCAACATAATTATCATACCATTTATCTTATGCAATGTTTGGTACCTAATCAGTGAGATTGAACGGGATGCCCGCCCATTATTTTATTTATGGTATTTGTCCGTAATATGGTGTCCGAAAACAGACTTCGGACTAAATTCACAAGTTCGTCAACTTGGAAATCAACAAGTGCGCCTTGTTCAAACAAATATGTTATATCTGCCAAGGATGCCTCCTATTATGTACAATTAGTATGACGATATTCAAACAGGATAGGAAACGAACCAAAAGTTCGGAGAGATATGAAAACTTGAGCCAGTTAGGTACAAATTCCAAGACGAAAGAGGGCTAGTGCAAATATGTTATCCCTACTGTCATTGTGTCGGTTGAGAGTCGAGTAAAAACACACCTCCTGTGGATCCTCGCTGAAAAGACCTTCCAGTGCAGTTAGAATGCGACAAAGTTCGCTTATTCTATGCGATTCAACTTCGGGTATATCCGACAGGGCCAGTACGTCTTGCAAAATTCTCAGAAGGGCGGTATCGACGACTGCACCAAGTGCAGAATAGTATTTGTGTTTGGTCAGGATACCCTGATCAATACCCGTATTTTATGGGAAGCTGATCGAAGAATAGTAACGAGCGAGAAACGTACCTTCAAATTTTGGGCAAGACGTTTGATATGTTGAAGTGTTTCATTGACCGCTGCTTCGCATTCATCGTACCGGTCTTGATCTCCGGTGTAGGTAAATCCTTGGGCCCCGTCGAGTAATATTTGGTTGACTTTGAGCTGCTGACGTTCCTGCAACATGTCAAGGCTTAAAATGCAACTTTAGGCAAAGGTCTAGACAGAATACACTTACAACAGTATCATCAAACCAATTGTGCCCCAAGATTTGCAGACGATTTCGGCATTCCATCAATCGTTCTTTAAGGGTGGGCTGTCCGTATATTGTGTCTTCTATTCGCTGAATAGAGCCAGACATATACAGACAGCTGTTTGAAAACAGCATTCCCCGTTCCGCAGACTCGAGCTCTTTAGAAAATTTAACAGGATATAAGGCCAAATATAGCTCCACTATTGAAGAAGCAGATTGAACGAGAATAGCACCAGGTGTCGATGCAGAATCCAGCGAAGGTGGAAATAAATTAGATGCGTAAAAGAGTTTGCTCTCATCGATAACGGTCTCAACCATTTTCAAAATGCGTTTCGTTCTTTTGGGTACTTTGTACAATTCCTTGGGTACAATTGTTGTCACAACGTCTGCGGGACGTTTTGTGCCATTGGAGCGATTGACTTTGGGAGGAGCAACTTTGGGTGAAGGTGGTAATGTAGGCGATGGTGGTGTAAATGTTATTGTTTGTGGAGGCGTTTCGGGGGTTGGGGGGAATGAAAGTACAGAATGTGTTTTGCCGTTGAGATGTTTCTTGTTTTTAGACGCCAATTTTTCCAGTCTTGTGGCAGCTTTGGCAGGAGTCGAAGATGCGATCGGCGGGGGTTTGGGTGGTTCGGGCACAAGTTCTACAGGGGTAGAATCTTCCCAAGGATCATCCCATGGATTGTCTTCGGGGACATCTTCCGTAGGAggatcatcatcgtcgttcCAACCCCACGCATCGGCTGGATCAGGTTCTGGGTTCTGGGTCGTATCAGCGACAAACTTTGAATCAACGGGTGTGTTAGAATCAACAGGAGTAATCGGTtccacctcttcatcgtTTCCATTTGAAGATTCTGCAGCTGGCGCAATATCCATATCATCGTCAAAGCCCCAACCATCCGCAGGTTCTGCCGTAGAATTTGCAGTAATGGGCTCATCAAATCCCCATGCATCCTCTCTGAAGTCCTCGTCAGGTTGAACCGGAATGACACTGGGTAATGAGGTTTCAGGGCCGCCTTCCGTATATGCCTCAAATATTTCGTTGTCTTCGGGTAGTAAGACTTCTTTACGTGCAAGTTCTAGGATCTCGACTCGCCGTCGCCTTTCGTAGTGACCAGAAACACCATCTGACCAGAGTCGGATGGACCCTTCTTTTACATCACTCTCCAAAGTAATACCAACATCATGTTCTTCGAAAGATACCGCGCGCTTGAGAAGTTCGAGGTATGACGGGAGAAGGCCAAAAGAACCAGGCAGTGATGGCATTAAGAGGTTATTGAGAACACTCGTGGTGACAGGTTTGGCTAGGGTCCGTATAAATTGACAACGTTCCTGTGAGGGAAGATGTGGAAACACATTGGATGACAGAAACTTCAATACAGTTGATACATTATCCAGACGTGTCCTGAGGTCCTCTGTATTTGGTGGGGCGGGGATAAGCGATAGCTGTACTTCATGTCCAAGCGAGCTTTTCACTATCACATTATAAGGCTGCTTAAGGATGTGGTCGACAAAGTGTGCCATTAGATCTCTCCTTAATGTGGACCAGTAACTTGATAACAAGGACGGTTCAAGGGATCGTAGTATGGCGGAAAGGTCAAGGATTGTATCGGACTGTCTCACTATAAGAGACAAGCAGGTTAGATAACCGTAAAttattgattgttaggtacTACCTTGCACCCTTGGGTAGACTGTGATTTCAGTCGAAGTGATAGTAATACTCCTTGAGAATGCGTCGCTGAGTTGATCTTGCGTTTTTGCTTTGATTGCATTGAATTTTTGCTATACGTCATAAATGTCAACGGTATATCAACCAAACAAGAGTCAGCTCACACCTTCAGATCGACAACAACGGAGGTTTGTTTGAGATATTCTGGCATACCATCCACAAGATGCTGTGCCTCAACACTAGACTCTACGGCCTCTGGTAATTTACCCTGTTGAACAAATGATAACACAGACAAGTATGCATTTTTGCATTTCACAAGGTATGACCACCCTTGATGCACAGTGGTAGCGTCACTAGCCTCTTGAGCCAAAGAAGAATGTTTCTCTAAGGTCGAAAGGAGGGTAGGAACGAGTCCAGTCTTGGTAGTGTTAAATATATCTCAGACATAAGAACAGTGATGACATACCTCTGGGTTAGATAGTGAGCTCCTCAGCTCTTCTACGGCACTCGTTAGAGTTTCAAAGCGGGTTTGAACAGACTTGCAGGTCTTCAGTTGATGCTGAAATGTAGGAAGGTCGGATTGTATGCGGTCATGAATACGTTGCTAGAGTATGCGCAATGATACATCTTCTAATTAGGGTGTATATATGCAAAGAAGCATTGCATTGCTCACTTCCGTTTCATGTATCGAGTTGTCTAGGTCGTGTATCCATGACGAGACCAAAGCAGAGGTCAAGGTGTCTTTGGTAGCTGAATCAATCTTGTAGAGGATTTTGGATGAAATATCGACAGGGGTTGAACGTTTGGGTAAGTGTTCTGGTACCGGGAAAGCCATTCTGTCCACAGGTCGTGCCTTGCACTGAATGTGTGGGGCTACTGGTGAATGAACAGTGAGAGTTGTGGCGAAAGCATTGAGTATGACCACGTGGACGCGAGCAACGTCAGTTAATGGACTCAAATAGCAATTGTCATATACCCGTCGCTTGTCTCTCTACTCACCAGTCCCGTCATGATCATGTTGGGACGCGTCTTTCTGTTAGTGGCCACATTAGCCATTTTCCATGGTATGTCTGCACCTTGATAACTGGTAATAAGTGTTTAACCGTCTCCCTCAGCCGCCTTTTCCACCTATGAGCGTATGTAATCGCCATAACAGGCGCTTCACACTGGGTACTTAGATTGTTGTAATTCAACTACAGACCTCTCCCATTTAAAGGCCCTTGAGCGGCCTGAGGGATCTCTGCCTCAAGATGTAACACATGGTTCTATCAACTGTAGTTTAAACGCTGATCATATTCACTCCTGCCTGTGTTTCGTTATGCAGATTGTTATAGAAATATTCGTTGCCCTCTTTTTGGGGATCCTTGGAGCTTGCTTGAACACACCCGTGCTCAAGGAAATAACATGGTCCAGCGAAATGAGGACACGGTGCGTCGACAATTGATTTCTTAATCTCAAGCTTATTTAGTCAATTATTTGGGCCTCCCAGCAACATCGACGAAATGGACTCAAGACTGGGATTCGCGAGCTACGTCAATCGTGGAAAACATATCCTTTCGAAGTCCATGAAACCTCTGTAACATTTTTGAACGGTGGAAAAGGGTAATCATGTTTGCTTTTGGTTAGAATTTATTCGATCATACGCCTACAGATACATAATGACGAAGTCAACTCTAAAATTCAGTCATATTCGTATAACAGCCTTTCAACTCACTGAATCTGAGTGGATTTATTGACTTAACTTGCAGAAGCTTCTTTGAGATCTTTACAACTGATCTTGGACTGATCCAGTAATTCGCTTGATTTAAGGGATCTGCGAGCTAGATGTATAAATTTCAGATATATATTCCTTTCATGTTCTATGTTCTCTCATTGAGGACCGTCATCACATTACAAATATCGAAAGATACAGTCAGCGGTCACCAATTTGTGGATagcttctcttctctctgCCATTTGACATTTGTTTGGAAATGCCAGGAACTTTCAACTATTTACTTTGTCAATAATTACCACTACCATTTACAAATATAGTAAGTTCAAGTTGTGAAAAGTCTGGGACTATCGAACCTCTCGACAACTCTCTCTACAGCTACTTAATCCCAGCTAATCCACAATTCCGTAGAATCCGTACCTTTTGGGAATGGTGAATAATAGTATAATTGTCTACATTTAGCTAAAAGCACCGCTTGCGAACTGATTTATACCTCGGACTTCAAAATAGGCCTTGGGGCGGAAACGTGTTCACATCGTTCTTACTTTCCACTCTCACCAACGGTGGTCCAAGCGCCGGGGTCATCACATCACTGTCTTGCTACTTAGAAAATTCGGTCGACATTACAATCTTATATTCTGACACTGGCGCGGGAATGAAGAATACAACCCGAATCGGAATCGTTCTAGCAGTCAGCATCGCGTTTTTTTCGGCGGAAATAGCAGGCGCGTATCAAAACAGTTGGATGACAAAAATTGAAATTCCTTTCATAGTCAGAATACTGACTCGCTGATGTTCCCAGTTGGCTTCAAAACCAAGAGTCTTGCTTTGATTGCAGATGCGGTTCGTCTCAATCTTCTTCATTTCCGAGACCCCCATATTGCCCCGCAACTAATCCGACACCGTTCTCCCGCCGACAGTTCCATTATTTAAATGTGAGTAGCATGTTAGCAACTCCAAATAAGTCCTTTTGCTTGACAGATAATGTACACAGGACATCGTGGCCTAGTGAGTTCGCTATTGCATATCAATGCCGATTCTGATGCT from Psilocybe cubensis strain MGC-MH-2018 chromosome 7, whole genome shotgun sequence encodes:
- a CDS encoding Centromere/kinetochore protein zw10-like protein (Centromere/kinetochore protein zw10 homolog) codes for the protein MANVATNRKTRPNMIMTGLCKARPVDRMAFPVPEHLPKRSTPVDISSKILYKIDSATKDTLTSALVSSWIHDLDNSIHETEQRIHDRIQSDLPTFQHQLKTCKSVQTRFETLTSAVEELRSSLSNPETGLVPTLLSTLEKHSSLAQEASDATTVHQGWSYLVKCKNAYLSVLSFVQQGKLPEAVESSVEAQHLVDGMPEYLKQTSVVVDLKQKFNAIKAKTQDQLSDAFSRSITITSTEITVYPRVQVRQSDTILDLSAILRSLEPSLLSSYWSTLRRDLMAHFVDHILKQPYNVIVKSSLGHEVQLSLIPAPPNTEDLRTRLDNVSTVLKFLSSNVFPHLPSQERCQFIRTLAKPVTTSVLNNLLMPSLPGSFGLLPSYLELLKRAVSFEEHDVGITLESDVKEGSIRLWSDGVSGHYERRRRVEILELARKEVLLPEDNEIFEAYTEGGPETSLPSVIPVQPDEDFREDAWGFDEPITANSTAEPADGWGFDDDMDIAPAAESSNGNDEEVEPITPVDSNTPVDSKFVADTTQNPEPDPADAWGWNDDDDPPTEDVPEDNPWDDPWEDSTPVELVPEPPKPPPIASSTPAKAATRLEKLASKNKKHLNGKTHSVLSFPPTPETPPQTITFTPPSPTLPPSPKVAPPKVNRSNGTKRPADVVTTIVPKELYKVPKRTKRILKMVETVIDESKLFYASNLFPPSLDSASTPGAILVQSASSIVELYLALYPVKFSKELESAERGMLFSNSCLYMSGSIQRIEDTIYGQPTLKERLMECRNRLQILGHNWFDDTVERQQLKVNQILLDGAQGFTYTGDQDRYDECEAAVNETLQHIKRLAQNLKGILTKHKYYSALGAVVDTALLRILQDVLALSDIPEVESHRISELCRILTALEGLFSEDPQEPSFVLEFVPNWLKFSYLSELLEASLADITYLFEQGALVDFQVDELVNLVRSLFSDTILRTNTINKIMGGHPVQSH